Proteins encoded by one window of Streptomyces sp. NBC_01571:
- a CDS encoding DNA primase translates to MKDHLRTALLLATQGVPVLPLRRGKLPFGNCPTCARNACGGRPNMRTPGPCVCPRPCHGWAAATTDPQALNSTAWAPVWQHATAVAYHPGGAGVTVVDLDDPAAIAWARETLPATRTVATTRGEHWIYRGTMQSANAVRPGIDIKSLMAYARWLGSGTGVTAALTDAVRALTVNEPPAARRAPQTLSVPLSGQRGACPHRTPSFLERGIAMAEQSIAAASSAVHATVYRTFLAVLSTHGRCGCLTDAHAARLFTAAQAKGESPRHCTDAWTNALITLGLSHV, encoded by the coding sequence ATGAAAGACCACCTGCGCACTGCCCTGCTTCTCGCGACGCAGGGCGTGCCCGTTCTGCCACTGCGCCGGGGGAAGCTGCCGTTCGGGAACTGCCCGACCTGCGCCAGGAACGCGTGCGGTGGCCGGCCCAACATGCGGACCCCGGGCCCCTGCGTCTGCCCGCGGCCGTGCCACGGGTGGGCCGCGGCCACCACCGACCCGCAGGCCCTCAACTCCACAGCGTGGGCGCCGGTATGGCAGCACGCGACGGCGGTCGCCTACCACCCCGGCGGCGCCGGGGTGACCGTGGTCGACCTGGACGACCCCGCCGCTATCGCGTGGGCCCGCGAGACCCTGCCGGCCACCCGGACCGTGGCCACGACCCGGGGCGAGCACTGGATCTACCGCGGCACCATGCAGTCCGCCAACGCCGTACGACCCGGCATCGACATCAAGTCCCTTATGGCATACGCCCGTTGGCTCGGATCTGGCACGGGCGTCACGGCCGCTCTCACGGACGCTGTGCGCGCCCTGACAGTAAACGAGCCGCCCGCGGCCCGTAGGGCGCCACAGACGCTCTCAGTGCCCCTGAGTGGCCAACGGGGCGCGTGTCCGCACCGCACACCCTCGTTTCTCGAACGTGGCATCGCCATGGCGGAACAGAGCATCGCCGCGGCATCGAGTGCGGTGCACGCCACTGTCTACCGGACGTTCCTCGCCGTGCTGTCCACGCACGGCCGGTGCGGCTGCCTCACCGATGCCCACGCTGCACGGCTGTTCACGGCCGCGCAGGCCAAGGGCGAATCGCCGCGGCACTGCACCGACGCGTGGACCAACGCCCTGATCACGTTGGGACTCAGCCATGTCTGA
- a CDS encoding FtsK/SpoIIIE domain-containing protein: protein MTENVVHLHKDTNEPATVTTLTVVPEPAPAPPVPLWVRSGRAVKTAVTHDHTKATARAAARHSLYVVGGARIVGRRAWDGRTAARYERYMRTAEAAGNMELAAEWEERGQRYRDARHRRRMDLLTSPIDAAKGIAAGTGMGIGGLVALGIVMAIATKDVSDVVTPLMAAVDFINLLIWIVQVVWGPVITIGPFLALLALWAVGSKQHAAPAWALPANIKNGEGEPITPSIVIKALRDLGVAPLRNAIKDMGDAGASMLGPIRIAGCGVEVDVTLPSGVSTIEVQNRRRKLAENLTRHEHEVFIMIPIAARTVRLWIADSGALDEPIGPSPLVTDETMTADYTKGRAPWGQDLRGDAAALSLYQRHLLITGLSNQGKTAALRSLALWASLDRRVEFRIADLKGAGDWSMFDGLATILIQGPTDEHVIEATEMVEGLVDEMNQRIAQRQADPTVVFDPLIGIVDEAQVAFMCPAMDDQKRPYGGSKALSRYFMAVRKVHNQGRVVDVLMYEGTQDPTDQNLPKLVREGAHTRASLALGTAAQSVMALGEKAVNAGAAPHLLRQGLDKGTLVIASDGIEIPKGQSSITVRTHFIGDEDAKAITERAKALRDGVTTLNRGEKRDPLTDIASVLGDKPRVRTKDVLARLAALSADAYGGWSFIDLKRVLDDAGAEPHKSDGVMVVSRDRVLRSLANRDADGSASAEG from the coding sequence ATGACCGAGAACGTCGTCCACCTGCACAAGGACACCAACGAGCCCGCCACCGTCACCACCCTGACCGTGGTCCCCGAACCCGCCCCGGCCCCGCCCGTTCCGCTGTGGGTCCGTTCCGGGCGTGCGGTGAAGACGGCCGTCACGCACGACCACACGAAAGCGACCGCCCGCGCTGCCGCCCGCCACAGCCTGTATGTGGTCGGGGGCGCGCGGATCGTCGGGCGCCGGGCGTGGGACGGCCGGACTGCCGCCCGCTACGAGCGGTACATGCGCACCGCGGAGGCTGCGGGGAACATGGAACTCGCGGCCGAGTGGGAGGAGCGCGGGCAGCGCTACCGCGACGCCCGGCACCGCCGCCGCATGGACCTGCTCACTTCCCCGATCGACGCGGCGAAGGGCATCGCGGCCGGCACCGGCATGGGCATAGGCGGACTGGTCGCCCTCGGCATCGTCATGGCGATTGCGACCAAGGACGTCAGTGACGTCGTCACGCCGCTGATGGCGGCCGTCGACTTCATCAACCTGCTGATCTGGATCGTTCAGGTCGTGTGGGGGCCCGTGATCACGATCGGCCCGTTCCTCGCCCTGCTCGCCCTGTGGGCAGTCGGCAGCAAGCAGCACGCGGCCCCCGCGTGGGCACTGCCGGCGAACATCAAGAACGGTGAGGGCGAGCCGATCACCCCGTCGATCGTCATCAAGGCACTCCGGGATCTCGGAGTCGCCCCGCTCCGCAACGCCATCAAGGACATGGGCGACGCCGGCGCGTCGATGCTCGGGCCGATCCGGATCGCCGGATGCGGCGTGGAAGTCGACGTCACGCTCCCGTCCGGGGTGTCCACGATCGAGGTGCAGAACCGGCGCCGGAAGCTTGCCGAGAACCTGACCCGGCACGAGCACGAAGTGTTCATCATGATCCCCATTGCTGCCCGGACGGTGCGGCTGTGGATCGCGGACTCCGGGGCGCTCGATGAGCCGATCGGCCCGTCTCCGCTGGTCACCGACGAGACCATGACCGCCGACTACACCAAGGGCCGCGCCCCGTGGGGGCAGGACCTGCGCGGCGACGCGGCGGCGCTGTCTCTGTATCAGCGGCATTTGCTGATCACGGGGTTGTCGAACCAGGGCAAGACCGCCGCGCTTCGGTCGCTGGCGCTGTGGGCGTCGTTGGATCGACGGGTCGAGTTCCGCATCGCTGACCTCAAGGGCGCCGGCGACTGGTCGATGTTCGACGGACTGGCCACCATCCTGATTCAGGGCCCGACCGATGAGCACGTGATCGAGGCGACCGAGATGGTTGAGGGCCTGGTTGACGAGATGAACCAGCGGATCGCGCAGCGACAGGCCGACCCCACTGTCGTGTTCGACCCGCTGATCGGGATCGTGGACGAAGCACAGGTGGCGTTCATGTGCCCGGCCATGGACGACCAAAAGCGCCCCTACGGCGGATCCAAGGCCCTGTCGCGCTACTTCATGGCCGTGCGCAAGGTCCACAACCAGGGCCGCGTGGTCGACGTCCTCATGTACGAGGGAACGCAGGACCCGACCGACCAGAACCTTCCCAAGCTGGTCCGCGAGGGCGCCCACACCCGCGCCTCCCTCGCCCTGGGCACCGCAGCGCAGTCCGTCATGGCGCTGGGCGAGAAGGCAGTCAACGCCGGCGCAGCCCCGCACCTGCTGCGCCAGGGACTCGACAAGGGAACCCTGGTCATCGCCTCCGACGGCATCGAGATCCCCAAGGGTCAGTCCTCCATCACCGTGCGCACGCACTTCATCGGGGATGAGGACGCCAAGGCCATCACCGAGCGAGCCAAGGCCCTGCGTGACGGCGTCACCACCCTCAACCGCGGTGAGAAGCGCGACCCGCTCACCGACATCGCGAGCGTGCTCGGGGACAAGCCGCGGGTGCGGACCAAGGACGTGCTGGCCCGCCTAGCTGCGCTGAGTGCGGATGCGTACGGCGGCTGGTCGTTCATCGACCTCAAGCGCGTCCTGGACGACGCCGGCGCGGAGCCGCACAAGTCCGATGGGGTCATGGTCGTCAGCCGTGACCGCGTCCTGCGCTCGCTCGCCAACCGCGACGCGGACGGTTCCGCTTCCGCCGAAGGATGA
- a CDS encoding RRQRL motif-containing zinc-binding protein, whose protein sequence is MVSTYPWRLAPDGLATRRQLRARGLRPGGQEIAAQVMRVNRRQGGVRVSYLYRLDLAKPVRPMTSRKWGALALAMLARRTCPKCQITYSYCLSTRHGICGLCITAESAAA, encoded by the coding sequence CTGGTTTCCACCTATCCGTGGCGCCTGGCCCCGGACGGGCTCGCCACCCGCCGACAGTTACGGGCCCGCGGTCTGCGCCCCGGAGGGCAAGAAATCGCCGCGCAAGTCATGCGCGTCAACCGCCGACAGGGCGGGGTGCGCGTCTCCTACCTCTACCGCCTCGACCTGGCCAAGCCCGTGCGGCCGATGACGTCGCGGAAGTGGGGCGCGCTCGCCCTGGCGATGCTCGCCCGCCGCACCTGCCCCAAGTGCCAGATCACCTACAGCTACTGCCTGTCGACCCGGCACGGCATCTGCGGTCTGTGCATCACCGCCGAATCTGCTGCCGCGTGA